The genomic window TCGTGAAAACCTGGGGGTGAGCGCGGGTAGCCAAGCTAGGCCAACGGCGCAGCGCTTAGGACGCTGTCCCGTAGGGGTCCGCCGGTTCGAATCCGGTCCCGCGCATGAGCGAACGCAGTGAGCGAAGAGCAGGCCGGATTCGAACCCTGGAAACCGAACGTAGTGAGGTTTCCTCCGGTTCGAATCCGGTCCCGCGCATTGTCTGCGAATCGTAGATTCGCAGGCCAGCAAATCTCTGATTTGCGCTGCTGTCGCGAGCAACTCCGCGAGCGACAGCAATCGCCGACCGATTCGAACGAGAGAAGACGCGCGCAGCGACCGACGGGAGCGAGCACGTCTTCGCGTTGTTCGAATCCGGTCTCGCGCCGCGCCTCTGACTGATCACAGAAGAAATCCGACAGGAGCCTCGAGTACCTCCGAGAATCCCAACCGAAGACGGCCCCAAGCCGAAGCGATATCGCTCGAGCACCGAACCGCGACGTCACGGGTTTCGAAGCCGTAATAATCCTCCGCGTGTCGACACTAGCTATGAGCCGTACGGGACGATATGGTGACCTCGATTACCCGATGCTCACGAAGAGCGGATTCCTGCTCGGCGTCGGACTCTTAGCACTGGGCGCGGGCGGCGAACTCCTCGGCCACATGTTCATGGGACCGCTTCCGTCGTGGGAACACACGCTGTTTACCTTCGCGGAGGGCGGCGGCCTCGTCATCGGGTTCTTCTCGGTGTGGATCTTCGGGGTCATTCTGCCGCTGACGGAGTAGACGCTCGTCGCGAGCGTGGGGCCACACCGATTGCGTCGAGCCGACGACGAGGAGCGGTGGTCGTTCGACACCGACCCGTACTCGCGAGTGCGAACTGATTCTCGCTCGAGCGGTCGCCCGAAATCACGGATCGGCGACCGTTCGAAAACGATTTCGGCGTCGTCGAGAGCGGGCTTTCACTGGTTGAGAATGGACCGAACGCTACGTTACACCGTCGAATGACGGGTTCGCCGTCCGATCGCCGGATCGAGTGGCAGTCCGCGATGGCCGTCTTTTGAACCCGGCCGAACCGAGAGCGAAGCGACAGACATGCGTCAGACGGTCCATAACGCTTATTCGCGCGGGAGCAACTTGTATGAGCAATGGCCGGGTTAGACGACGTGTTCGGGGATCTCTATGCGAGCATCGATGCCGTTCTCCTCTTTTCACCAAGCGGCTCGTACTACGAGCGATTCGCGGACGTCGACGACCTCGACGTTATCGTCGTCGGCACGGAAAACCCCGTCGGCGCCGACGTCTTCGTCGAACTCCCCCTCGCGTTCGACGACATCAAAGAGCGGATCAAGTTCGGCCTCGAGGGCGCCATCGAACAGGACCTCATCGAGGACGGCGATCAGCTGGTCTGTGCGACGAGTCTCTACGGCGACGAGATCGATACGGTCTCGCGGGTTCGCGCCGACGCCGAGACGCACACGGGCATCTACGACCTGTTCGTCAAGTCCCGCGCGGAGCCGGAGGTGATCAAGGCCGTCCTCGAGTTGGCGATCGAACTCGGCAAGAAGGGCCAGAAGGGCAAGCCCGTCGGCGCGCTGTTCGTGGTCGGCGACGCGGGCAAGGTGATGAACAAGTCCCGCCCGCTGTCGTACAACCCCTTCGAGAAGTCCCACGTCCACGTCGGCGATCCGATCGTGAACGTGATGCTGAAGGAGTTCTCGCGGCTCGACGGCGCGTTCGTCATCTCCGACGCGGGCAAGATCGTCTCGGCGTACCGCTACCTCGAGCCGTCCGCGGAAGGTGTCGACATTCCGAAGGGATTGGGGGCCCGACACATGGCCGGGGGCGCGATCACGCGAGATACGAACGCGATCACGATCGTGCTCTCGGAAAGCGATGGGCTCGTCCGGGCGTTCAAGGCCGGAGAGCTCATCCTGGAGGTCGATCCGGAGGCGTACTGATATGGTAGAGTGGCAGACGCTCATCAACGAACCGGCCGTGATAGCCGCGGCGGTGCTGGCGCTCGGCCTCGTCGTCGGCTATCTGGTCGGGCGGCTCAACGAGGAGCTCCTGCAGGCGTCGGGCGTCCCGGAGGCCGTCGAGGGGACGCCGTTCGAGCGGACCGCTCAGTCGATCGGCACCTCGACGGTCGAGATCGTCGCGCGACTGAGTTCGTGGTTCATCTACGGGATCGCCGTGCTGACGGCGATTCACATCGCGCAGTTGCTCGACACGGAGGCGTTCTGGCTCCGGGTGACGAGTTTTATTCCCCAGCTGTTCATCGCCGTCCTCGTGCTCATCATCGGCTTCATCATCGCCGACAAGGCCGAACTGGTCGTCAGCGAGTACCTCCGAGGGGTCAAGCTCCCCGAGGTCTCCGTGATTCCGAAACTCGTCAAGTACAGCGTCCTCTACGTGACGCTGATCATCGCGCTCGGGCAGGTCGGCGTCCACGTCGTCGCCCTGCTGATCCTGCTGACGGTGTACGCCGTCGGCATCGTCATCGTCGGCACCGTCGCATTCAAGGACTTCCTCGTCTCGAGCGCGGCGGGGATCTACCTGTTGCTCAACCAGCCCTACGGGATCGGTGACGAGGTCCGGATCGGCGACCAGACGGGCATCGTCCAGGAGGTCGACCTCTTCGTCACGAAGATCGAGGACGACTCCGAGGAGTACATCGTGCCCAACCGGAAGATATTCGAGAACGGAATCGTCCGGATGCGGGACTGATCCTCTCGAGCGGAGCCGGTCGATATCTGGTGTTTCAGTCACAACGTTCGACGTCGAGTCGCAGATATATTTTCCATCAGTTTCGGTTTCGGAGGGTACCCACAACATTGTTATCGTCCCACAGCATTGAGTTGAACTATCACAGTGAGTAACGGGCAATGTCTGAACACGGAATAATCGACACGGAAGTCGGCGTGATCGGCGCAACGGTACTGATCATCGGTAACGTCATCGGCGTCAGCGCGTTCGTACTGCCGGGACCGCTGGCGGGCGATGCCGGACCGGGGATTATCTTCGCGCTGTTGCTCGCGCTCATTCCGTTGACCTTCGGGATTCTCATGTCGCTCCAGCTCGGGAGTGCGATTCCGGTCGCCGGGGGAAGTTACGTGTACGCCTCCCGGCTCGTCGGGCCGTTCTGGGGATTCCTGTTGCCGTGGATCACGATTCCGGGCGTCTGGGCCGGCATGTTGTTCATCGGGCTGGGCTTCGCCGAGTACGCCGGGTTCGTCGCCGACAACATCGCGTTCATTCCGTCGATTCCCGACCTCGCCCTGATCTACGGACTGCTGATCCCGTTTATCGTGTTGAACGTCCTCGGGATCAAGATGGTCGCCATCGTCCAGTTCATGATGGTCTCTCTCATCGTTGTCGGGATGAGCGCGTTCATCGTTCCCGGCGCGTTCATCGTCGACGCGGAGAACTACACGCCCCTGTTCCCCTACGGCGGTGGCGAAGTCATCGTCGCCATCGTCTCGATGTACTTCCCGCTGCGGGGCTTTCGGCTCGTCGTCGAACTCGGTGAGGAGATGGAGAACCCGGCCGAAAACATTCCGCGCGTGCTGACGCTGTCGGCCGCGATCTCCCTCTCGCTTCTGGTCGGACTCGTCGTCGTCCTCATCGGAACGACCGACTACGAGGCGCTGGGCGGCATGGAAGCCGCCGTCGCCGAGGTCTCGCTGCAAAACTTCCCGGACGCGCTGACGGCGCTCGTCCTGCTCGCCGCCGCGATGGGGGCGCTCACGTCGATCAACATGACGTATACCGCCTATTCGAGGCTCCTGATGCGAGCCGGCCGTGACGACATCATCCCGTCGGCGATCGCCCGCATCCACGACCGCTACGACTCGCCGTACGTCGCGGTGTTGCTCCTCGGGATCCCCCCGCTGCTCGTCGCGCCGTTCTCGCCGGGGACCGTCACGCTCTCGGTCGCACTATCGCTGACCATCCTGTTCGGGCTGGCGGTGGCCGGCGTCGCGCTGTGGAACCTGCCGAAGAGCTACCCGGATCGCTACCAGCGCTCGCTGTTCAAGTTGCCGCCGTGGCTGCTCAGGGTCACCGCCGCCGGCTCGATCGTCTCCGCCGTGTTCCTGTGGGTTCTGGTGTCGACTCAGCTGCCGGTGATGGTCGCGGTTCTGGCCGGGTGGATGGCGCTCGGCTACGTCTTCTATCGCGCCCGCATCGCGTACTTCGAAAAACGAGATATCGATCTCGAAGGACGGATGACGCAACTTCACGAGAGCGAGCGAGCCGGGACCGACTGAGTTCGGGTCGGA from Haloterrigena sp. KLK7 includes these protein-coding regions:
- a CDS encoding APC family permease, with the translated sequence MSEHGIIDTEVGVIGATVLIIGNVIGVSAFVLPGPLAGDAGPGIIFALLLALIPLTFGILMSLQLGSAIPVAGGSYVYASRLVGPFWGFLLPWITIPGVWAGMLFIGLGFAEYAGFVADNIAFIPSIPDLALIYGLLIPFIVLNVLGIKMVAIVQFMMVSLIVVGMSAFIVPGAFIVDAENYTPLFPYGGGEVIVAIVSMYFPLRGFRLVVELGEEMENPAENIPRVLTLSAAISLSLLVGLVVVLIGTTDYEALGGMEAAVAEVSLQNFPDALTALVLLAAAMGALTSINMTYTAYSRLLMRAGRDDIIPSAIARIHDRYDSPYVAVLLLGIPPLLVAPFSPGTVTLSVALSLTILFGLAVAGVALWNLPKSYPDRYQRSLFKLPPWLLRVTAAGSIVSAVFLWVLVSTQLPVMVAVLAGWMALGYVFYRARIAYFEKRDIDLEGRMTQLHESERAGTD
- the dacZ gene encoding diadenylate cyclase DacZ; this translates as MAGLDDVFGDLYASIDAVLLFSPSGSYYERFADVDDLDVIVVGTENPVGADVFVELPLAFDDIKERIKFGLEGAIEQDLIEDGDQLVCATSLYGDEIDTVSRVRADAETHTGIYDLFVKSRAEPEVIKAVLELAIELGKKGQKGKPVGALFVVGDAGKVMNKSRPLSYNPFEKSHVHVGDPIVNVMLKEFSRLDGAFVISDAGKIVSAYRYLEPSAEGVDIPKGLGARHMAGGAITRDTNAITIVLSESDGLVRAFKAGELILEVDPEAY
- a CDS encoding mechanosensitive ion channel domain-containing protein; this encodes MVEWQTLINEPAVIAAAVLALGLVVGYLVGRLNEELLQASGVPEAVEGTPFERTAQSIGTSTVEIVARLSSWFIYGIAVLTAIHIAQLLDTEAFWLRVTSFIPQLFIAVLVLIIGFIIADKAELVVSEYLRGVKLPEVSVIPKLVKYSVLYVTLIIALGQVGVHVVALLILLTVYAVGIVIVGTVAFKDFLVSSAAGIYLLLNQPYGIGDEVRIGDQTGIVQEVDLFVTKIEDDSEEYIVPNRKIFENGIVRMRD